The nucleotide sequence CATCGAAATGCTTTTTCAGCACCGCGAGCGCCTTCGTGGTGTCACCTTCACCGACCAATTCGCAAATCTTGCGGTGCTCCGCCACCAGATCCCATCGACGAGCCTCCGCCGCTGTCAGCACGCCGAGACACAATCGGGTTTCGGAGATCACCGTGCTGAACATGCGCTGGAGCCGGGGGCTCCCGGACGCTGCAACCAGGACGTTGTGGAACTCGAGGTCGAATTCACCGACTCTCTCCCAGTCTCCGGCCGCCTCATACTCCTCCATCGCCCTGACGCACCGGTCCAGCTCCTTATATGCCCGGTCCGACTTTGACGCGGCGATGATTTGCTGCACCGCTGCAGACTCCAGCGCCTGCCGGGCAAGGTAGATATCGACCACGTCTTCCTCGCTGAGTACCGGAACCGTGACACCCCGGTGCGGCTCGCTACGCAGAAGGCCTTCTTGGATAAGCCGCTGGAGCGCCTCCCGCACCGGGCCGCGGCTGACGCCGTAGGTGGTGGCGAGCTCGACCTCACTGAGCTGTGAGCCGGGGACCAAAGTGCCACTGATGATGCTGTCCCGAAGACGCTCGGTCACCATGGAGGCGAAAGTCGCCCGGGGGACGCGGACCGAATTTACGGGTTCGGAACTCACTCAGTTTCTCCCTCGTTATCGACTTCCTTGGCACTGGCGCGGCCTTGGTGCGACTCGTCCGCCCGCTGCGCACCTGTCTATTCTCCACTGACACTCAACCCTGTCCGTGTCTGGAGGCTGGCTCCCAGCGCGGGCTCGAAAAACGGCGTCGAGATGCGGATTCGTCTTCCAAACTACTAGCGAACCATGGCCGTTGGGTATTGTCAACAACCTGCAGTCGACGGTCTATCGCCGGATAACCTTGTAGTTATTGCCGCATACTGTAGACTGTTGACAAGCGAGAGCAAGGACTGGCACTCGGACGGTGGGCAGAGACCAAACGTCAGATAAGCCCACGGCGCGCCCTCCCCGCAGCACACCTGGGACGGCGCCATCGGCATTGTTCCGCGAGCCGTCACCCACACGGAGGCAGCGCTAGCGGCAATGCACCCACCAAAGGCCACCCCGGCGGTGGTGTCCCGTCTTACAACGCTCTGGCTGATTGCTCCTTCAGCCGGCGAGCCGACTCTCGCGACATCAAACCAGCGCTCACACAGAATGGAGACACCAGATGAGCACGTTCGTCCATGTACCCGCTGCCTCAATCACGGGACCGCTCGAATCAATCGGACAGCGTCCGGGAGCAGACTCCGGAGATCCGCAGCTAGGCATTCTCCGCTTCCAGACACGGGAAGCTGTCAGGGCCGGAGTTTGGGAATGCGAGCCTGGCGGCTGGCCTGTGGAGAGCCGCGCAGACACCGAAACCTGCTACATCCTGAGCGGGCGCGCCATAGTCACCGACGGTGCTTCCGGCCGCACATTTGAGATCTCTGCCGGCGATGTCATAGTGCAGCCGAAGGGCTGGTCGGGCCGGTGGGACGTAAAGGAGACGATCCGCAAAGTGTGGAGTTTGCGCTGAGCTCAACCAGCCCGCACTCGGTCGCTGTCGACCTCGAGTTGCCGTTTCAACGTGACCCTCGCTTCGACGAAGTGCTTGGTCAGCACCGCCACGGCACCCTCGGCGTTCTCGTCGCGGATCATCTCACTTATCGTGCGATGCTCGTCGACAAGATCGTCGCGGGCGCCGTACGCGGCTGTTAACACACTTACGCAGAGTCGGGTCTCAGAGATCACTGTTGTGAACATGCGTTCCAGCCTGGGACTGCCCGCAGCGGCGACAAGCGTGGTGTGGAAGTCGAGATCGCGGTCGGCGACTTCCGTCCGGTCACCCGTGTCCCGCGCGTCGCACATCGTGCGAACGATCGGATCGAGAACTTTGTACGCCAACTCTGCCCGCGATGTTTCAGTGATCCTCCGCACTGCGGCCGTCTCTAGGGCGACGCGAGCAAGGTAAATGTCGTCGACGTCCGCAGAACTGAGAACTGGAACGAAGACTCCTCGGTGTGGCTCGCTACGCAGCAAGCCCTCCTGAATCAAACGCTGAAGCGCCTCCCGCACTGGCCCTCTGCTGACGCCGAAACTCGCAGCCAACTCCGACTCGTTGAGTTGCTGGCCCGGCCGGAGTCTGCCATCCATGATGCTGGAGCGGATCCGCTCCCCCACCAACGACGCATAGGTGGCCCGCGGGATCCGAGTGGGCGCGTTTATCCCCGTCACAGTGCAACTCCCCCTGAATAACCGGACCGCGGCGCCTGACACCGCGCCAGTATTGCTACCGGTCAGCCCCTACTATTGTCAACATCCTACAGTATGCACAGTTTGCTTCAGGTGTTATGAGGGGCGTTCATTTACCCGGCGATCGCGCGATGAGCACCATGCCCGCGATGATGGCTGCCACCCCCGCCGCGCCAAGCACCGTGAGTGGCTCAGCAAGCAGGGTCACGGCGAGCAGTGCTGCGACAAGTGGTTCCGCGAGCGTCACTGTCGCCGCAGACGCCGCTGTGACGCTTGCGAGTCCCTTGATCCACAGAAAATAGGGAATCGCCGTCGCCGCGACTCCGAGCCATAAGGCCGCAACGAGTGCGTCGCTGGTGAACACCCACGAGAAGTCCTCCCCCAATTGAGTGAGCACCAGCAGCGCAGCGGCAATCACGAACAACGACGCGACAATGGTTTCGCCGGGCACACCGTTGAGGAGGAGCAGGCGCGCGAGGACCGTGTAGCACGCGTAGGCGAGACCGGCGCCGAGCGCGAAAAGCACGCCATGCCAATCGACGGGGTCGCCCGACCAGGGCGCGAGCAGCAGCACCAGGCCCGTCAGAACGATCCCCGTCGCGGTCATCCATCGGGACGTAATTCGTTCACGCAGCAGAAGTCCGAGAAGTCCAGTGAAGACGGGGCCAGAGCCGATGGCCACCAGCGTTCCGACCGCAACGCCTGTGGCGCGGACGCCGGAGAAGAAGCACACCTGAAACAGGACGATCGAGACGGCGGACGCGGTGATCAGCAGCGCGATGAGCCCGCGTTTCATCGTGACCGAGGACGGCGCGACCGTTCTCGGGCGCAAGAGGAGGACGAAAAAGCCGAGCAGTACGCCACCAATGACGAGACGAACGGTGGCGGTTTGTGATGGAGTCACCTCGCTGGGCAGAAACGCCTGGGCGGTGCCCGCGGTGCCCCAGAGGCCCGCGCCAAGAAGCACCAGTAGCCAGCCTGGAACTGCGTTGACTCTCACCCCTGTGCACGCTAGCGACAACGACACGAATTTGCACGCCCCTATCTTCACTGGCCGCTTGTGCAACTAGTGCAAGGTTCAAACGGGACGCTTTCGGGCCTCGATCTAGCGGCTTCAAAGTCATTCTTCGACGTAGCAATTTGGGTATTTACGTGCAGTTTTACCGTGTAATTCCCACGGTGGCAGTTAACAGTGTGTTACCGGCGAGCCCTTCACCCGGGCAACCACTTTCAGCCCACCCAAGACCCAGCGCTTACTAGTACGATCCGTGGGCGGCACACAACTCAAACACGCGATCAGAAAGTCTCTGTTACCCAATCGTGTCAAAACCGATTCATAAACGCGGTCTGCATGCGAAGCTTCTTTTTGCCATGAAAAGAATGCTGACCGCTCTCGGTTCCCTCATTGTCGCGCTCGGGTCGACGCTCGCGCTTGCCGCGCCCGCGTCGGCTAATACCGCGCCCACGGAGTATGTGCCGTGGCTTCAGAAATCCGCAACGCAATGTTCCGGAATCACCGCGTCGCTTCTTGCCGCGCAGATTCACGCAGAAAGCGACTTCCGGAAGAATGCCGTTAGCAGGTCCAATGCGCAAGGACCGGCACAATTCATTCCTAGCACCTGGGCTATTTGGGGCGTGGACGCCGATGGGGATGGAAGGGCAGATCCCTTCAGCATTCCCGACGCTGTGATGTCGCAGGGGCGTTTCATGTGCCACTTGCTCGACCGAACAACTAGCGGTGTCCGATCCGGACAACTCCGCGGCGACCCGCTCGATCTCGCGATCGCTGCCTACAACGCTGGTTTAGGCGCTATCACCCGCGCTGGGGGCATGCCCTCCGGTGGGGCCTATACGACCGAAACCCGGCCGTATGTACAGAAAATCCGCATGCTCGAACCCGGTTACCGTTACCTCAACAGCGGAGTGAGCCCACTGCCCACCGTGCCGTTCGTGCTTCCTGATCTGCCGCTGGACATCCTGGATTTCGGTTCGATCGGTTCACTCGGGGAACTCAGCTAGCAAGAAATGCACCCTCAGTTCGGTTTCTTCCTGACTCCCAACGCGAGTGACGCGAGCAGCCTGGTCTCTACTGCCAGGCTGCTCGACGAACTTGGTTACGACTTTGCGGGGATTCAGGACCACCCGTACCAGCGCCGGTTCCTCGACACATGGACGTTGATCAGCTACCTGGCAGCGCACACGCAAAACATCCGGTTCTTCCCGGACGTAGCTAGCCTGCCGCTGAGACCACCAGCCATTCTCGCGAAAAGTGCTGCTTCGCTTGATGTGCTGAGTGGCGGCCGAGTCGAGGTCGGGCTCGGCGCAGGCGCTTTCTGGGACGCTATCGAGGGCATGGGCGGCCCCCGCCGCTCGCCTAGCGAAGCACTGCAAGCCTTGCGTGAGGCAATCGACGTCATGCGCCTACTGTGGTCGGATCAGCGCTCAGTGTCCTACGGCGGGGAGATTTACCAGCTCAACGGAATTCACCCCGGGCCTGCCCCAGCGCATGCAATCGAAATCTGGCTCGGCGTGACCGGGCCGCGCGCGCTCGCACTTCTTGGCTCCCATGCGGACGGCTGGGTGCCGTCAATGAGTTTCGTTCCTCCAGAGAAGCTCCCCGGTATGCAGGCTCGCATCGATGATGCTGCGGTGGCAGCGAATCGCGATCCGGCCGCAATCCGCCGCGTCTACAACATCTGGGGTGAGTTCGAGCGCAACGAGTGGATCGATCTCCTCAGCGGGCTAGCTCGCGATCAACGGATCGGTACCTTCATTCTCGGCGGGCCCGATGACGAAGCGACGCTGAGGTGGTTCGCCGAGGACATCATTCCGGCCGTTCGGGCAGAGGTGGACGGTTAGGCACTGCGTGTCGCCGCCGCGATGGTCTTCGCTACTAGTTTGGGATCGTCGATCATCGGCACATGCCCTACCACTGGCAGGACGTGAAATGTCGCGCCGGGCAGTCGTTCCCGGGCGATAGCACCGTTGACCGCAGGGGGAAATATCGCATCATGCTCAGCCCACGCGAGTGTGACGGGGCACGGCAGCGGATCGAGCGGGGCGACTGATTCACGGGTGCCCAGCAGGTCTGTCGTGACTGCACACCCGAGCAGGTCATCGACCGCGGCAAGCGCCTCGTCGGCAGTCAACCTGTCTGCGCGCTCGGCGATGTCGCGCATCGCGAGGCGTCGGACCTTGGCTGACTTCAGAAACAATGGTGCTACCGGCCGCGTGAAGCGACTCAGCGCTACTTCCCGGCGCAGCCGTGCCACACCGTCTGCTTGACTGTGGCTGCCTGCGTCCCAGAACCCAGCTGGCGAGAGTGCGCACACTGACGCCGCACGGCCGCGCCGGGCCAGTTCAATCGCCATCCAGCCGCCCAGCGAGTTGCCGGCAAGATGCGGACGCTCGAGTTCCGACTCGTCGAGCATCCGCTCGGCGGCGTCAACGAGGTGCCTGATGAGTGCCGGCCGTTGCAGCGCAGGCGGACCCCCTTTGTGGCCCAGCGCAGTTGGGGTGCGTACGTCGTATTGATCGGTCAGCAGCGGGACAACACGGTCCCACACCCGGCCCGACATGGTGACGCCGTGCAGGAGAACAAGGGCTGGTTTACTCATCGGCTAATCGTCGTGCCGGACCTTGTGCTGGCTGAGAACTGACACGCGGTTGAACGCGTTGATTGTGATCACAGTCCAGTTGAGTGCCGATATCTGATCTTTCGTGAAATGGCTGGCAGCCCAGTTGAACGCCTCGTCACGTCTGGTCTCATCGGTGATCAGCGTGACCGCCTCAGCCAGTGCTAGCGCTGCCTTTTCGCGTGCGTCAAACAGGTTGGATTCCCTCCACGCGGGCAGCAGAGTGATCCGCCGATATGTCTCCCCGTTGTCGAGCGCCGCCTTCGCGTGGACGTCGAGACAATACGCGCAGGCGTTTATTTGGGACGCTCTCAGGTTAACCAGTTCTAAGAGGCGCCGATCGAGCCCGGCGTCATGTGCTGCGGACCGCACCGTGCGGGCCGTGGCGAGGTAGGACTTGAAGACTTCGGGGTGATGCTTGTCGAGCGATGGACGAACCATGAACTTTCTCCCGCTAGGTTGTTGACGCATCAAACATAACGCTTTAGAGTCCACCCAGTTGAAGGTTCAACCTTAACCAGGACCCATAGACCGATCCGCCCCCGATAGTGCTGGAGGATCACATGAAGCTCGCAGTTATCTACTACTCCGCAACCGGCCATGGAACGACCATGGCACACCGCATCGCAAAAGCAGCCGAAAACGTTGGTGCAGAAGCGCGCGTCCGTCACATTGCCGAGACCGCCGACCCCTCCACGTTCGCCGACAACCCCGCCTGGAAGGCGAATTACGAGGCAACCAAGGACCTCCCTGAAGCCACGGGTGACGACATCGTCTGGGCTGACGCCATCATCTTCGGCTCCCCCACCCGATTCGGCGCCACGTCCGCGCAGTTCCAGAGTTTCGTCGACTCACTCGGCGGCCTATGGGCAGAGGGCAAGCTCGCAGACAAGGTGTATGCAGGGTTCACATCCAGCAAGTCTGCGCATGGTGGCCAAGAGACAACTCTCATCAACCTCTACACGTCGCTGATGCATTTCGGTGGCGTCATTGTGCCGCCCGGATACACCAGCGAACTCAAGTTCAGTGACGGCAATCCCTACGGCGTAAGCCACGTGACGGGGCCAGACAACACTGACGAACTCACGAGCGATACCGAAGCAGCGCTTGAACACCTCGCCACGCGGGTCGTCGAGACTGCCAGAAAGCTCGCCGGATAATCCCGGCGATAGGAGGAGCCGGGCTCAGTGCGCATCAATGGTGCTGCGCGCCGAGCCCGGCTCCTTTCCGCTGCGCAATTGGGCAGTTCAGCCGTCTGGTCGGCGAGTTCGTGGAGCCGCGCGCCTTACGTTGGGACCAACAGGTTAGGTGATCGCGTAGTTCGCCATCATCCCCATGTCTTCATGTTCATAGGTGTGGCAGTGAAAAGTATATTTGCCGCGATAACCGTCGAAACGGATGATCACTCGTGCACTCCCTCGAAGACCCAAGGCGAGGGTATCTTTCCAGCCATACTTATCAACTCCAGGATTGTCGAGAACCTGGAACGGGACGTGGTGGATATGGAAAGGATGCCGCAGGTCGCTGCTCAGCTGCCAGATTTCGGTATCTCCGAGAGCTGGTGCGGCCGCGATGTGGTCCGGGTCGAACAAATGCCCTCCTATCGGCCACAGCGCACCGTCGTGCTGGTTGCGCCGCGCAAAGTGAAACGTGCGCGTACGTACAGCCTGCGACTCGTCGAGACGCTCAACATGCGACAGGACAGCGGGCGCCGAGTAGGACGGCCCCCACTCAGAACCGACACGGAACAGCAGGACGTCGCTGCAGTGCTCGTCACCGTAGCGGTTCCGCAGGACGACGTTCTCCCCCGGGCTGAAGGACGAGAAATCGACGAGCACGTCAGCCCGCTCAGAGGGAGCCAGTGCGAAACTCCGCAACTCGACTGGCGCGGCGAGCAGTCCACCGTCTGAGCCGATTAGCAGAAATGGCTCACGGCCCGGCGGACCAGGAACGAGTTCGAATCTGTAATGCCGTGCATTACTGGCATTCACGATTCGCAGTCGGTAAACGCCGCGCGAAACCGGGTGAAACGGCGCAGGAACGCCGTTGACCAGCAACACATCCCCCAGCACGCCATTCGCGAAATCGGGCAGAACCCCAGGCGGTGACACCAGTTCAGGATCGCGAGACGGGTACAAGAATCTTCCGTCGCGACCGAAAGACCTGTCGGTGACCATCAAGGGAAGCTCGTACTCACCGGTGGGCAGGCCGAGCGCGGCTTCTTCATCATCACGGTGAAGGTGCATGCCCGCTAAGCCGCGCCACACTTGCGGTCCGGTGAAGTCCATGCGGTGGTCGTGGTACCAGAGCAGCGCTGCCCGCTGATCGAGTGGGTACGTATAGTCCCGCTCGCCGTGGCTGATTGCACCGGAATGTTCATGCCCATGTTCCCAGCCCCGAGCCGGCAAAAGCAGGTCCGTGGGGTAGCCGTCGTCCGCCGCGGGCGTACGGCCACCGTGGAGGTGTGTGCTCACCGGCGCGGGAAGCTCGTTGCGTGTGTGGACGACGACGCGCCGCCCGCGCTGGGACTCAATCAGCGGGCCGGGAAACTCTCCGTTGTAACCCCAGATTGGGGTCTCCACGCCCGAAACGATTTCTTGCAGCGCCGGGCGCACAGTGAGCTCGTAATGATCAGTGCTCCCCACAGTCCGTACGGGGCGCAGCATGGACGGTAGCGCGAGCGGCACTGTGAAAGATTCCGGGACGGACGCACCGAGCACCATCAACCCGGTTTGTCCGGGCACTTTCCGGCCAAGGATTCCCTGATCCCCACCAGTCACCGAACATCCTGCGACGAATGGTCCCGCGAAGGCGGCGCCGACGAGCATTCGCAAGAATTGTCGGCGGGAGGATTCCGCAGGGCCACTCATGCAGGTTTAGCTGACTGTCACTTCCTTGATCATTCCCTGGGCGTGGTGCGGAATCTCTTCGTCTTCGCTAGTTACTGGGCACAGAATGAAGTACCGGCCGGGTTCGGAGAGATCAGCGGTGAGGTACGCGGTCTGCTCCGGCTCCGCGAACGCACCCGCCGCGTACCACTCGACCGTTGCAATGGCGTCATCTTCGTCCAGTTGCGCGAAGTCGTCGACAGTGCCCTCGTAGTCGTCGGGAACTTTCGCGACAATCACCAGGTGAAAGTTCTCTTGGTCATTGTCGAGCTGAATGCTGTATCGGCCCGGCGTGAGAGTATCTGGTACGCCGACAAACTCATGCGTCGCAGGTGATCCCTCTTCCTCAGGAGTTTCCTCGACGCCAAGGTCGATCTCCTCGTATCCGCAGACGTCACGGCCGACCACACCTACGGTGCCCATTGCCTGCCCGATTTCAGGCCCTTCAAGCAGCTCGAAGTTCTCTGTTTCGATCACCTCATTGGTCAGCTCAATCGCCGATGAGGCAGCCTCTGCACCTTCCCCGTCTGAGCCGGCTTGGATGCGTTCAAAAAAGGACCGGAACTCCACGAGATCCGCCTCCGTGGGGTCGCCTTCCGGCGGCTCCCACAGCCCGAATTCGATGAGTGCCTCACAGGCATCTGCCTGGACTTCGGTGAGTTCTGGCTCGTCAGTGGTCGTGTCATCCGACGTGCAGCTCGCTGCACCTAGTGCACATATTGCCGCCACAGCAATTGTCCAGCGCTTGATTGGCACCGTTCCTCCTCGGTTAACCCCGACCGCCTGTGTTAAAGAGACGGCATCACGAGTCCGGGGAAGATGCTCGAGGGCCCGGGATACTCCGCCAAACAAAGCATAGACCTGCGTATCCACCACTGGCTAGCACCGTAAACGGGGCGATCTATCTGCGAGCCCTGGGCTTCAGGCCGTGCACGAGGTACGGTGGTCGTAACTGTTATAATTGCTTTTAACGGTTACTCAGTTCGAAGGCTTGACGGTGAAGGGAGTCTCCTATGAAACGCGTAGCCAAAACGAGGCATCTCTCCCGTGAACTGGCTGGGACAACCCTGCACTACCGCGAGGCGGGGGTGCCGTCTTCCACAGCTGTCCTGCTTCTCCACGGCTTTCCTAGTTCGTCGTATTCGTTCCGCGACGTTCTCCCCGTTCTCGGTGAGCACGTGTACGTAATCGCTCCGGACATACCCGGTTTCGGCTTCTCCGATGCACCACCACTCGACGAGTACGAGTACACCTTCGAGCACTTGTCGCACGTGATCGAGGCCCTGATCGATGACCTCGGGGTGGAGCGATACGTGCTTTATGTGACGGATTTCGGAACCCCCGTCGGGTACTTCATGGCGATGCGTCAACCGCAGCGAGTGCTCGGCCTGGTCGTGCAGAACGGAAACACACACGAAGCAGGGCTGAACGAGGCGTGGGATGCGCCGCGCAAGTACTGGGCGGAGCCGACTGAGGAGAACAAGTCGGCGATCCCAGAGTGGCTGAACTTCGCCGGAACCCGCGAGCAATACCTCGGCGGACTGCGGTCCGAACTGCAGGACCTGCACCAGCGAGAGTCGTGGCGTCTCGACTGGGAGCGGCTTTCCCGGCCAGGCAACATCGACATCCAGTTCCAGCTCTTCTACGACTACCGCAAACACGTCGCACGTTTCGCGGATATCGCCGCCTACCACCAGAAGCATCAGCCCCCGTGCCTCGTACTCTGGGGCCGGCACGACCCGTTCTACGACATCGCCGAGGTCATGGCCTACCACCAGGACATGAGCACGTTCGACGCTCACATTTACGACGCCGGCCATTTCTTGCTGGAGACGCACGCTTCCGAAGTTGCGAAACTGCTCGTCACCTTTGTCGACGACGTGTTCACCCGCGCAGGTCTCCCCGCGTGAGCGCCGAAACCGTCTGGACCGATGACCATTTCATCGCTGGTGACGCCGCGCTCGACTTCGCGAACACCGTCTACCGTCGCACGCCCGAGCTCGGTGCGGACCTTCTCAACAGCGCCGGTTCTCTGACTGCATGGCTGCATCACGCAAAGCTGCTGCCGCCGCCGGAGGCGGGCCGAGGCAGCGTCGATGACTCTGCGGCCGCGCTGGCCGAGGCGCGTCACCTACGTCAGCTGTTCTGGGTGATCTTCGATGCGCAGATAGACGGCCGTGACATGCCAACGGACGCGCTCGCCGGTCTTTTCGATCAGGCGTGCCGTGGCCTCGTCAGTGACGTCGCCATCGGCCCAGACGGTGCCATGACGCCGTTTACCGTTCACGGTGGGCTCACCGTCCTTGCGCTGCAAGGAATCCGGCTGGTTCTGAGCCCACCGCCGCAGCCAGTCCGCGCATGCGACCGCTGCGGCTGGTTCTACCTCGACACGTCCCGCAGCCGGCGGCGCCGATGGTGCAGCATGAAGACCTGCGGGAACCAGGCCAAAGCAGCACGCTACCGCTCCGCTCACCCCACCGCGTAGAGGGTGGCGATCGCGGCGGCGCGGTTCCGCAGGGAGGTCCGCAACCACTCCGGGACCAGAACTTCCGCGTTCGTCGCGAGCTGCCACAGGGCCCATTCGGCGTGTCTCGGATCTTGGAAGGTCACCTGCAGCCGCAGCCAGCCGTCTGCGTCGGCTTCTTCAGAGCCGACCGTCAGCGCGGTGCCCACCAGCTCGTCCCGCCGCGTGGGACTCACCCGTACGAGCACACTGACTTGGTCACCACCGGCCCGAAACCGCGTGCTGCGTTCGTTCCAGGCCCGGCCCAGATCGACCTGGTCTGGGCGCTGCGCAGGTTCGGGGAGTACCTCGGCAGCCAAGACCCGGGACAACCGGTAGGTGCGGTCCGCACCGGACCTCGTGGCCAGCAAGTAGCCCTGGCCACGTACTGTCACCAGGCCTATCGGGTCCACCGTGCGCCACTTCGGCGCCTCGTCCACAGCCGCGTAATGGATACGCAGCTTGCGTCCGGCGAACACCGCGCGCCGGACTTCGGTCACTACGGTCTCAGGCACTTCCTCCGCGACCAGCCGACGCGAGAGGAGGTCAGTCTCTGGGTCGATCAGCAATCGCTGGGCCGCGCCGGACGCGATATCCCGATAGCTTTCAGGTAGTGCATCAACCACCTTGTGCATGGCGGAGACGAGCGCCGGGCCGAGACCAAATGCCTGCGCCCCGCGCCGTGATCCGGCGACCAGCAGCGCGAGCGCCTCGTCGTGGTTCAGTCCGGTGAGCTCCGTCTGGAAACCGGGCAGCAAGGCGAACCCGCCGTGCCGACCGCGTTCGGCGTAGACCGGGACGCCCGCGGCGGATAGCGCCTCGATGTCACGCAGCACAGTGCGGGTGGATACCTCCAGCTCGCGGGCCAGCGTGGCAGCGGACAGCTGACCGCGCTGGCGCAGCAGCAGTACCAGCGATACCAACCGGTCAGCGCGCATGCGAAAACTTTACAGAAATACATGACACAGGGTGTCGTGTATTCCTGGAAGGCTTGCCATGACAAACACCCATCGCCCACGAGAGGTGACCCATATGGCACACGCCATCGTCAATCCAGACGGTTTGCACGACCCAGTCCCATACGGCTACAGCCACACTGCCACCGTTCCCGCAGCTACAGAACTGGTCTTAATCGCGGGGCAGTACGGATCGGGCCCGGACGGCGCAGTTGTCTCTTCCGACTTCGCCGAGCAAGTGAAGCAGACGTTCCGCAACATCAGCATCGCGCTTGCCGCCCATGGGCTCGACCACAGCCACGTCGTTCAGCTGCGGACGTACGTGGTGAACCACGACGTCAGCAAGCTTGGGCCGATCGCCGGAGCCGTGCAGGAAGGCTGGGGGGCGAAACCGCCCACGCAAACCCTCATCGGTGTCGCGAGCCTGGCTGCACCCGACGTGCTGTTCGAGGTCGAGGCCCTCGCTGCCCGGCCCTGACTCGCCATGATGGACGACGTGGACGCCAAGATCCGCCGGATCGGGACCCATATCCCGGCGGAGAACTTTCGAGTCAGGCGCATAGCGACGATTGGCGTCTACGGCTTCACGGCCAGAGCCTTTCTCGAGAAGCTCACCGATGCTGGCGTGGGGTTGCTGCTCGACCTCCGCCAGCGTCGCGGCGTTCGGGGCCCCGACTACTCCTGGGCGAACTCGGCCCGGCTCCAGCGCGCCCTTGCCGCGGCGAGCATTCGCTACTGGCACGTGAAGCAGCTTGCTCCGACAACCGAGCTGCGCCACGTCCAGTACCGCGAGGACGCCCGCCAGGGCGTAGGCAAACGCAACCGTGTCGCACTGGCACCCGAGTACGCCGAGCGCTACACCCGTGAGATCCTCGACGAGTTCGACCTCGGCGCGCTCGTAGCGGAGCTTCCGAGCGACGTTGCGAGCGCTCTTTTCTGCGTCGAGCGCGATCCGGAGGCGTGCCACCGCTCGCTCGTGGCTGAGCGGCTGCGCGGCGTGTACGGCTTGCCGGTCACGGACCTCCGCCCGGGTTTGAGCCAAGGCGTCCCGCAGGGCTAGATGACGTCCTTTCCGGACAATTCTGGGCGCGGTTCGAGGACGACAACCGCCGTCTCGTTCGGCCGGAGTTTCGCGTACCCGTCGACGTCGTCACCGACCTCCCGCCATCGCGCCCAAAGGCGTTCGCGCTCCTCACCTTTCGCCGCACGTGCACTCACGGCGCATCGTCGCCCGGGCAGTTTGGCTATGGCATCTGGACGCGCCTGCAGATTGAGCCACCATGCGGGCTCACCGTCTGCC is from Hoyosella subflava DQS3-9A1 and encodes:
- a CDS encoding GntR family transcriptional regulator, whose protein sequence is MTGINAPTRIPRATYASLVGERIRSSIMDGRLRPGQQLNESELAASFGVSRGPVREALQRLIQEGLLRSEPHRGVFVPVLSSADVDDIYLARVALETAAVRRITETSRAELAYKVLDPIVRTMCDARDTGDRTEVADRDLDFHTTLVAAAGSPRLERMFTTVISETRLCVSVLTAAYGARDDLVDEHRTISEMIRDENAEGAVAVLTKHFVEARVTLKRQLEVDSDRVRAG
- a CDS encoding alpha/beta fold hydrolase — translated: MSKPALVLLHGVTMSGRVWDRVVPLLTDQYDVRTPTALGHKGGPPALQRPALIRHLVDAAERMLDESELERPHLAGNSLGGWMAIELARRGRAASVCALSPAGFWDAGSHSQADGVARLRREVALSRFTRPVAPLFLKSAKVRRLAMRDIAERADRLTADEALAAVDDLLGCAVTTDLLGTRESVAPLDPLPCPVTLAWAEHDAIFPPAVNGAIARERLPGATFHVLPVVGHVPMIDDPKLVAKTIAAATRSA
- a CDS encoding LLM class flavin-dependent oxidoreductase yields the protein MHPQFGFFLTPNASDASSLVSTARLLDELGYDFAGIQDHPYQRRFLDTWTLISYLAAHTQNIRFFPDVASLPLRPPAILAKSAASLDVLSGGRVEVGLGAGAFWDAIEGMGGPRRSPSEALQALREAIDVMRLLWSDQRSVSYGGEIYQLNGIHPGPAPAHAIEIWLGVTGPRALALLGSHADGWVPSMSFVPPEKLPGMQARIDDAAVAANRDPAAIRRVYNIWGEFERNEWIDLLSGLARDQRIGTFILGGPDDEATLRWFAEDIIPAVRAEVDG
- a CDS encoding DMT family transporter; translation: MRVNAVPGWLLVLLGAGLWGTAGTAQAFLPSEVTPSQTATVRLVIGGVLLGFFVLLLRPRTVAPSSVTMKRGLIALLITASAVSIVLFQVCFFSGVRATGVAVGTLVAIGSGPVFTGLLGLLLRERITSRWMTATGIVLTGLVLLLAPWSGDPVDWHGVLFALGAGLAYACYTVLARLLLLNGVPGETIVASLFVIAAALLVLTQLGEDFSWVFTSDALVAALWLGVAATAIPYFLWIKGLASVTAASAATVTLAEPLVAALLAVTLLAEPLTVLGAAGVAAIIAGMVLIARSPGK
- a CDS encoding carboxymuconolactone decarboxylase family protein, which codes for MVRPSLDKHHPEVFKSYLATARTVRSAAHDAGLDRRLLELVNLRASQINACAYCLDVHAKAALDNGETYRRITLLPAWRESNLFDAREKAALALAEAVTLITDETRRDEAFNWAASHFTKDQISALNWTVITINAFNRVSVLSQHKVRHDD
- a CDS encoding cupin domain-containing protein; amino-acid sequence: MSTFVHVPAASITGPLESIGQRPGADSGDPQLGILRFQTREAVRAGVWECEPGGWPVESRADTETCYILSGRAIVTDGASGRTFEISAGDVIVQPKGWSGRWDVKETIRKVWSLR
- a CDS encoding lytic transglycosylase domain-containing protein; protein product: MLTALGSLIVALGSTLALAAPASANTAPTEYVPWLQKSATQCSGITASLLAAQIHAESDFRKNAVSRSNAQGPAQFIPSTWAIWGVDADGDGRADPFSIPDAVMSQGRFMCHLLDRTTSGVRSGQLRGDPLDLAIAAYNAGLGAITRAGGMPSGGAYTTETRPYVQKIRMLEPGYRYLNSGVSPLPTVPFVLPDLPLDILDFGSIGSLGELS
- a CDS encoding GntR family transcriptional regulator; amino-acid sequence: MSSEPVNSVRVPRATFASMVTERLRDSIISGTLVPGSQLSEVELATTYGVSRGPVREALQRLIQEGLLRSEPHRGVTVPVLSEEDVVDIYLARQALESAAVQQIIAASKSDRAYKELDRCVRAMEEYEAAGDWERVGEFDLEFHNVLVAASGSPRLQRMFSTVISETRLCLGVLTAAEARRWDLVAEHRKICELVGEGDTTKALAVLKKHFDDAIITLRLRREEEAESAAP
- the wrbA gene encoding NAD(P)H:quinone oxidoreductase: MKLAVIYYSATGHGTTMAHRIAKAAENVGAEARVRHIAETADPSTFADNPAWKANYEATKDLPEATGDDIVWADAIIFGSPTRFGATSAQFQSFVDSLGGLWAEGKLADKVYAGFTSSKSAHGGQETTLINLYTSLMHFGGVIVPPGYTSELKFSDGNPYGVSHVTGPDNTDELTSDTEAALEHLATRVVETARKLAG